The Mercurialis annua linkage group LG2, ddMerAnnu1.2, whole genome shotgun sequence genome contains a region encoding:
- the LOC126667377 gene encoding stigma-specific STIG1-like protein 1 — MKLIKIIFLIAITMAFSITLTMRSIGNVEEKHSSTLSKELETEEDNLKLKPSKRLSRFLAEEKNPNAADHCHKDEEKCYLLGGKNYTCCNNKCMDLSNDDKNCGACKNKCLHTQTCCGGKCVYLSLDKRHCGACDNRCKDGDYCVFGMCNYA; from the coding sequence ATGAAGCTAATCAAGATTATCTTCCTTATAGCCATAACAATGGCGTTCTCCATTACTCTAACCATGAGAAGCATCGGCAACGTCGAAGAGAAACATTCGAGCACATTGTCAAAAGAGTTGGAAACGGAAGAAGATAACTTGAAGCTGAAGCCATCAAaacgactgagtcgtttccttGCTGAAGAGAAAAACCCTAATGCAGCTGACCATTGCCATAAAGATGAAGAAAAATGCTATCTTTTGGGAGGTAAGAATTACACTTGCTGTAACAACAAGTGCATGGATCTGTCTAATGATGATAAAAATTGCGGTGCATGCAAAAATAAGTGCCTGCATACGCAAACTTGTTGCGGAGGGAAATGTGTATATTTATCTCTCGACAAGAGACATTGCGGAGCTTGCGATAATCGGTGCAAAGACGGAGACTATTGCGTATTTGGAATGTGCAATTACgcataa